The genomic region GCGTGGCAGATATATTAAAGAAAAATAAGAATATCGAATGGTTCAGGGTTGAGGCTGAAAACTTTGAGAGCATTCATAATCATAATGCTTATGCAATGACGGAAAGCAGATATGAAGATTAAATTGTAAATCATAAATTATAAAATCTAACGGGGCTTAAAAAAATATGCTAAGGCTTATGACGGCAGGCGAATCTCACGGAAAAGGGCTTGTCACGATAATAGACAACTTTCCTTCAGGTGTTAAAATAGATGAAAATTTTATAAATGAAAAGTTATCTCTGAGACAGTCAGGCTACGGCAGAGGAGCAAGGCAAAAGATAGAAACGGACAGGATAGAGTTTATATCCGGTGTCAGAGGCGGGTTTACAACCGGTTCGCCCATTTCTTTTTTCATTAAAAACAGGGATTATGAAAATTGGAAGGATAGAATGGATATTTGCAAACCTGTTCCGGAGGATATTAAAATACATATTCCGAGACCGGGTCATGCTGATTTTGCAGGTTCCATAAAATACAATCTCGATGATATAAGAAACGTCTTAGAGCGTTCAAGCGCCAGAGAGACGGCTTCCAGGGTTGCGGCAGGCGCTATATGCGAACTTCTTTTAATGGAGTTTGACATACGGTTTTCTTCAGCCGTTTTAAGCATTGGCGGTATAGGATGTACAGATGCAAGTTTAGATAAAAAAGATAATACAAACCGTGCAGACTGCAGAAAAAGCTGCACAGACGATAACAACGATGCGGAAAAAAGTAAAGTTGAAGGAAGAGCAATAATGGACGTCGATGAAGATGCCGCTGAATTATCCATTGATTTATTTGACGATGAAATTTTACTAAATATCCGTAATTCTGACTTGCGAATGCCTTTTCCGGAGCAGGAACAGAAAGTAAGGAAATTAATAGACGGGTTAAAAAAAGAAGGCGATACGACTGGCGGTATTATTATGGTACAGGCTAAAAATGTTCCTATAGGTCTCGGGAGTTTTACCCAATGGGATGAAAAATTAGACGCGCATATTGCGATGTCCATGATGAGTATTCAGGCGATAAAAAGCGTGGAAATAGGCGCAGGCACAAAAGCAGGTTATATGCTCGGTTCTGATTTTCAAGATTCTATCTATTGCAGCAGCCGTACCGGTATTAAAAAGTGTTCCGACGAGGGAACAATAAGAAAAAAATATTATAGAAAAACAGATAATGCGGGAGGTATAGAAGGCGGAATGTCAAACGGCGAGATTATTTCCGTTGAATGCGCAATGAAGCCTATTCCGACACTTATGAAACCGTATTTGGATACTGTTAATTTGACGACCTGCGAACAGGAAAAAGCTTTTCTTGAGCGAAGTGATGTTTGCGCTGTTCCGGCTGCTTCAATAGTATGCGAATCAGCCCTTGCATTTACAATATGCCTTTTCTTTCTTAAAAAATTCGGCGGCGACAGCGTTGAAGAAATAAAACGTAATTACGAAGGATATACAGGGCAGATTTTCAAGGAAAAATAATATATTTTTTTAATTGGACTTATTGGAGCAGGCAAGACCAAAGAATGAAGAATAATCTTTTTTTAATTGGATTTATGGGAGCAGGTAAAACTGAAATAGGAAAAGTTTTGGCTAAGAAATTAAATTATAATTTTATAGATTCCGACGATATAATAGAAAATAACGAACAGAATACGATTACTGAAATATTTAAGCTAAAAGGCGAAAATTATTTCAGAAATTTAGAAACCGAGTTTATCAAGAGTTTTGCCGCAAATTGCGCAAACTCTGATTTCGCCGATAATAAAACAGCCAGTAATAAAAATGAACATTGCGTGATTGCTACAGGCGGCGGAATGCCATGTTTTAATAGGAATATTAATTTTTTGAAAGACATCGGAACCGTTGTTTATCTTAAGGCA from Candidatus Acididesulfobacter guangdongensis harbors:
- a CDS encoding shikimate kinase translates to MKNNLFLIGFMGAGKTEIGKVLAKKLNYNFIDSDDIIENNEQNTITEIFKLKGENYFRNLETEFIKSFAANCANSDFADNKTASNKNEHCVIATGGGMPCFNRNINFLKDIGTVVYLKARPDTIYSRIKEEKHRPVLNKTDFSISDIENLLNKREPFYTQADLIIYTDGISPEGAADEIKIFLK
- a CDS encoding chorismate synthase, with the protein product MLRLMTAGESHGKGLVTIIDNFPSGVKIDENFINEKLSLRQSGYGRGARQKIETDRIEFISGVRGGFTTGSPISFFIKNRDYENWKDRMDICKPVPEDIKIHIPRPGHADFAGSIKYNLDDIRNVLERSSARETASRVAAGAICELLLMEFDIRFSSAVLSIGGIGCTDASLDKKDNTNRADCRKSCTDDNNDAEKSKVEGRAIMDVDEDAAELSIDLFDDEILLNIRNSDLRMPFPEQEQKVRKLIDGLKKEGDTTGGIIMVQAKNVPIGLGSFTQWDEKLDAHIAMSMMSIQAIKSVEIGAGTKAGYMLGSDFQDSIYCSSRTGIKKCSDEGTIRKKYYRKTDNAGGIEGGMSNGEIISVECAMKPIPTLMKPYLDTVNLTTCEQEKAFLERSDVCAVPAASIVCESALAFTICLFFLKKFGGDSVEEIKRNYEGYTGQIFKEK